GCATGATGGTGGCCGCGGCGCGGGCCGTGGGGGAGTGCGCGGCACGAGCCGGCACGGACGAGGCCACCCCGCTGCTGCCACCGCTGGCGGGCATGCGGGAGGCGGCCCGCGAGATCGCTCTGGCCGTGGCCGAGGCCGCGGTGGAGGACGGGGTGGCCCCCCAGGCCACGGAGGCCGAGCTGCGCGAGGCGATCTCGGCGACACAGTGGACACCGCGATACGCGTCCTGACCACGAGGTCTCGGACGCCGTGCACGTGCTCGTGCTGGTGTTCGGTGGGTCGCCCTTCGTCAGCTGGATGACTTGTCAACTCCTCTACACTCGCTTGTATGGATGACGAGGTGCGGTGGTTGACGGCGGAGGAGCAGCACGCCTGGCGGAGCTTTGTCCGGCTGCACGAGCGGCTGGTGGGCCGTCTGTCACGCATGCTCCAGAGCGAGTCGAAACTCTCGGCCGCGGACTTCGCCGTACTGGTCAACCTGACGGATGTGCCGGAAGGCCGGCAGCGCTACCAGGATCTGTCCCGGGCGCTTGAGTGGGAGAAGAGCAGGATGTCCCACCACATCGCGCGGATGGCCGGGCGAGGGCTCGTGATCCGCGAGGAGTGCCCCGAGGACGCGCGAGGAGCGTTCGTGGTGATCACGGACGCCGGGCGGGCGGCGATCGCGGCGGCGGCTCCGATGCACGTCGAGGCGGTGCGGGAGCTGTTCCTGGACCATGTCACCCCGGCGGAGCTGCGGACGCTGGCCGACATCTCCGACCGGGTGGTGGCGAAGCTGGACGAGGACCCCGCCTGATCGACCGCAGGGCCTTCGTGGCATGACACGCGTGTGGCCTGGTGCCGTTCTGGCGCCAGGCCTCATCGAGGGAGATCGAGCAGGGACGGGGTGACGGGCTGCTCGCCGGTGGGCGCCCGGGACGCTTCTTGGTGAGGTGCGGCCGGGCGGGGCTCTTTCACGTGACGAGTCCGGTGCGGACGCGCGCCCGTGGTTCAGGCGTCGGGGATGTCCGCTTTGGCGCGGATCAGGGTCTCCCGGCTCACGATGACGATGCGTTCGTAGTCGGCACGGGAGGCATCGGCGGGGAGTTCACGCTCAAGCGCCTCGGTGGCTTCGGTTCCGATGACGGCGAAGTTGCCGTCGCTCAGCTCGAACACGTCCGGGCAGCTGGCGCCCGTGTTGGAGCCTCGG
Above is a window of Streptomyces sp. NBC_00490 DNA encoding:
- a CDS encoding MarR family winged helix-turn-helix transcriptional regulator, producing MDDEVRWLTAEEQHAWRSFVRLHERLVGRLSRMLQSESKLSAADFAVLVNLTDVPEGRQRYQDLSRALEWEKSRMSHHIARMAGRGLVIREECPEDARGAFVVITDAGRAAIAAAAPMHVEAVRELFLDHVTPAELRTLADISDRVVAKLDEDPA